In Pyrus communis chromosome 1, drPyrComm1.1, whole genome shotgun sequence, the following are encoded in one genomic region:
- the LOC137714893 gene encoding thiosulfate sulfurtransferase 16, chloroplastic-like — translation MMAVSSVSSSSYFTSSAAIQHPSLLSHKNLIHKSSFSLNGKRLGTGLQNNNFNFCVTAYQKRNLEAVGVPTSVPVRVAHELLQAGHKYLDVRTPEEFSAGHAPGAVNIPYLYKVGSGISRNPEFLKEVSSHFRKHDEIIVGCQLGKRSMMAATDLVAAGFTGITDIAGGYAVWTQTGLPTEI, via the exons ATGATGGCGGTTTCGTCTGTGTCATCCTCCTCTTACTTTACTAGCTCTGCTGCAATTCAACATCCTTCACTTCTTTCTCACAAAAATCTCATCCACAAATCTTCGTTTTCTCTAAACGGGAAAAGACTTGGCACTGGACTCCAAAACAACAACTTCAACTTCTG TGTGACAGCTTATCAGAAAAGGAATTTGGAGGCTGTTGGAGTTCCAACTTCCGTGCCAGTTCGTGTGGCTCACGAGCTTCTTCAAGCTGGACACAAATATTTGGATGTCAG gACTCCTGAGGAGTTTAGTGCAGGGCATGCACCTGGGGCCGTTAACATCCCTTACTTGTACAAAGTTGGCTCAG GGATATCAAGGAACCCAGAATTTCTAAAAGAAGTGTCATCACATTTCAGAAAACATGATGAGATTATAGTT GGATGCCAGCTTGGGAAAAGGTCGATGATGGCTGCAACTGATCTTGTAGCTGCT GGTTTCACTGGCATTACTGATATAGCTGGTGGGTATGCTGTTTGGACGCAGACTGGACTTCCAACAGAGATATGA
- the LOC137749329 gene encoding protein IQ-DOMAIN 6-like, which translates to MGTTRKWFRTIRRKLVGSSNRDIVVVYTNTTPSTHNESAPRYEKIDGIASSSSSFVASSPSAFERRIFTKEDIAAIRLQAFFRGHLARQAFRALRSLVKLQALVRGVCVRKQARIALYCMHSMVRLQVKVRARQLLSGSTDGRSIAG; encoded by the exons ATGGGAACTACTCGCAAGTGGTTCAGAACAATCCGAAGAAAGTTAGTCGGATCATCCAACAGAGATATCGTCGTCGTCTATACCAACACCACCCCGAGCACTCACAATGAATCAGCCCCCCGGTACGAAAAAATCGACGGCATTGCTTCGTCATCATCGTCATTCGttgcttcgtcaccttcggcaTTCGAAAGGAGAATTTTCACCAAGGAAGACATTGCAGCCATCAGACTCCAAGCCTTTTTCAGGGGACACCTT GCCAGGCAAGCGTTTCGAGCACTGAGGAGCCTGGTGAAGCTGCAGGCGTTGGTTCGTGGGGTGTGCGTGCGGAAACAGGCACGTATAGCTCTGTATTGCATGCACTCGATGGTCCGGTTGCAGGTCAAGGTTCGTGCACGGCAGCTCCTCAGCGGGTCTACTGACGGCAGATCCATCGCAGGTTAA
- the LOC137749314 gene encoding serine/threonine-protein kinase STY17-like isoform X2: MAIDEDVESCGSRAALSSQAQPRHHRQKLEVYNEVLRRIQESNFEEANLPGFDDQLWLHFNRLPARYALDVNVERAEDVLTHKRLLQFAEDPANQPALEVRSVQVYPVFNGNSVDSVHSDSSMKEDAQSSFNYSNRQGIHAPPTFGSSPTLDALALQANRYHVEDGGSAMSATPVFSRPMHEITFSTVDKPKLLSQVTEELKSVLEKEISKFKDQSWSKQHPIAAIGEDNQTRNESFPSSIEIPTDGTDVWEIDTRQLKFENKVGSGSFGDLYRGTYCTQEVAIKVLKPERVNAEMLRDFSQEVYILRKIRHKNVVQFIGACTRPPNLCIVTEFMSKGSVYDFLHKHKGVFKLPSLLKVAIDVSKGMNYLHQNNIIHRDLKTANLLMDEHEVVKVADFGVARVQIQSGVMTAETGTYRWMAPEVIEHKPYDHKADIFSFGIVLWELLTGQLPYSSLTPLQAAVGVVQKSLRPTIPKTTHPRFAELLERCWQQDPTQRPPFSDIVQILQNLAKEVGNEGEDRHRSGGFFSALRWGNH, translated from the exons ATGGCTATAGACGAAGACGTGGAGAGCTGCGGCAGCAGAGCGGCGCTGTCGTCGCAGGCGCAGCCCCGCCACCACCGCCAGAAGTTGGAAGTGTACAACGAGGTGCTCCGACGAATACAAGAGTCTAATTTTGAGGAGGCTAATCTTCCTGGATTTGATGATCAGCTTTGGCTTCACTTCAATCGGTTACCTGCTCG TTATGCATTGGATGTGAATGTGGAGAGGGCAGAAGATGTTCTAACACATAAGAGATTGCTGCAATTTGCAGAAGACCCTGCTAACCAACCCGCCCTTGAAGTTCGCTCTGTGCAG GTGTATCCTGTCTTCAATGGAAATTCTGTTGATTCTGTCCATTCAGATTCTTCGATGAAAGAAGATGCACAAAGTTCTTTCAATTATTCTAACAGACAAGG GATTCATGCACCTCCCACCTTTGGTTCATCTCCTACTCTTGACGCACTTGCACTTCAAGCCAATAGATACCATGTTGAAGATGGAGGTAGTGCTATGAGTGCAACACCAGTCTTTTCGCG GCCTATGCATGAGATCACGTTTTCAACAGTTGACAAGCCCAAACTTCTTAGTCAG GTAACCGAGGAGCTCAAAAGTGTGCTAGAAAaggaaatttcaaaatttaag GATCAATCTTGGTCAAAACAACATCCAATCGCGGCTATTGGTGAGGACAATCAAACAAGGAATGAGTCCTTCCCCAGTAGCATAGAAATACCAACTGATGGAACAGATGTCTGGGAGATTGATACAAGGCAGCTGAAATTTGAGAACAAAGTTGGATCTGGGTCTTTCGGTGATCT GTACAGAGGGACATATTGTACTCAGGAAGTTGCCATAAAAGTTCTCAAACCTGAGCGTGTCAATGCAGAGATGCTGAGGGATTTTTCACAGGAAGTTTATATATTGAG GAAGATTCGGCACAAGAATGTTGTGCAGTTTATAGGTGCATGTACACGACCTCCAAACCTATGCATTGTGACAG AGTTTATGTCCAAAGGAAGTGTGTACGATTTTCTGCATAAGCACAAGGGTGTGTTTAAGCTTCCGTCTCTACTCAAAGTAGCAATTGACGTTTCCAAGGGAATGAACTATTTGCACCAAAATAATATAATCCACAGGGATCTTAAGACTGCCAATCTTCTTATGGATGAACACGAA GTCGTTAAGGTTGCTGATTTTGGGGTTGCCAGAGTGCAGATTCAATCTGGAGTGATGACAGCTGAGACTGGTACATACCGCTGGATGGCTCCTGAG GTCATCGAACACAAACCATATGATCACAAAGCAGATATTTTCAGTTTTGGAATAGTTCTGTGGGAGCTTCTAACTGGACAA CTCCCCTACTCATCCTTGACACCGTTACAAGCAGCAGTAGGTGTGGTGCAAAAG AGCCTACGACCTACAATTCCCAAGACCACTCACCCAAGATTCGCGGAACTGCTTGAGAGATGCTGGCAACAAGACCCAACTCAAAGGCCCCCCTTCTCCGATATTGTACAAATCCTGCAGAATTTGGCCAAAGAG GTTGGAAATGAGGGAGAAGATCGACACAGATCTGGTGGTTTTTTCTCGGCACTTAGATGGGGCAATCACTGA
- the LOC137744325 gene encoding uncharacterized protein, with product MHTPISDSEQQELIEKLDIFRIRGRDKRGRTVLRIIGKFFPARIVSVEALRKYLEERIFPEIEKKPFAVLYVHTGAQRCENFPGISAVRSIYDAIPIAVRRNLEAVYFLHPGLQARLFLATFGRFFFTDGVYGKLRYVSRLDYLWEHVRRSEIEVPDFVYDHDEDLEHRPMMDYGLESDHPRVYDAPAVDSPVSTYSMRCIS from the exons ATGCATACTCCAATCTCCGATTCCGAGCAGCAGGAACTCATCGAGAAGCTCGACATCTTCAGGATCAGGGGTCGTGACAAACGCGGCCGCACCGTCCTTCGCATCATCGGCAAATTCTTTCCAG cTCGAATTGTGAGCGTTGAGGCTCTGCGGAAGTATTTGGAGGAGAGAATATTCCCAGAGATCGAGAAAAAGCCGTTCGCTGTGCTGTACGTGCACACCGGAGCTCAAAGGTGCGAGAACTTCCCCGGAATCTCAGCCGTCCGATCAATCTACGACGCCATCCCGATCGCCGTCCGCCGGAATCTCGAAGCCGTGTATTTCCTCCACCCCGGCCTCCAGGCCCGCCTCTTTCTCGCCACCTTCGGCCGCTTCTTTTTCACCGACGG GGTATACGGAAAGCTGAGGTACGTGAGCAGGCTCGATTATTTGTGGGAGCACGTGAGGAGGAGCGAGATTGAGGTGCCTGATTTCGTGTACGATCATGATGAGGACTTGGAGCACCGTCCGATGATGGACTACGGATTGGAGAGCGATCATCCGAGGGTGTACGATGCGCCCGCGGTTGATTCGCCTGTGTCGACGTACTCCATGAGATGCATCTCTTAG
- the LOC137744315 gene encoding thiol-disulfide oxidoreductase LTO1-like → MATLAFVSLTSPPFSSLRRSPSTHGRFPLLHKSLNCGQRSLLLPITCSSTEPNQNADDSESETASLTPSSSSDFTYKLYAGLGGVGFLETTYLTYLKLTNSNAFCRTGGGGGGSGSCGDILSSDYAVVFGVPLPLIGIVAYGLVATLVVQLLTAKKLPFGIDESNARLVLLGTSTSMAAASACFLYILGTKFSGASCSYCLLSALLSFTLFFITLKVSFWILFFSVLFDLMLMAVI, encoded by the exons ATGGCGACTTTGGCTTTTGTGAGCCTAACATCTCCGCCGTTCTCGTCGTTGCGCCGGTCTCCGTCGACCCACGGAAGATTCCCGCTCCTCCATAAATCTCTGAATTGTGGTCAGAGATCTCTGCTTCTTCCCATAACATGCTCGTCTACCGAACCAAATCAAAACGCCGACGACTCGGAATCCGAAACGGCGTCGTTGACTCCGTCTTCTTCGAGTGACTTCACCTACAAACTCTACGCAGGGCTCGGAGGCGTTGGGTTTCTCGAGACGACGTACTTGACTTATCTCAAGCTCACAAATTCCAATGCATTCTGCCGCaccggcggcggcggcggcggcagcGGCAGCTGCGGCGACATCCTCAGCAGCGATTACGCTGTCGTTTTTG GTGTTCCTCTTCCGCTTATCGGAATAGTTGCTTATGGGTTAGTTGCTACTCTGGTTGTGCAGCTTTTGACTGCAAAGAAGTTGCCTTTTGGAATTGATGAATCTAATGCTCGCTTAGTATTGCTTGGGACTTCAACTTCCATGGCAGCGGCTAGCGCTTGTTTTTTGTACATTCTTGGCACAAAGTTTTCAGGAGCTTCTTGCTCGTATTGCTTGTTATCCGCTTTGCTCTCTTTCACCTTGTTTTTCATTACTTTAAAGGTGAGCTTTTGGATATTGTTCTTTTCTGTTCTCTTTGATTTGATGTTAATGGCAGTGATCTAG
- the LOC137749314 gene encoding serine/threonine-protein kinase STY17-like isoform X1, with protein MAIDEDVESCGSRAALSSQAQPRHHRQKLEVYNEVLRRIQESNFEEANLPGFDDQLWLHFNRLPARYALDVNVERAEDVLTHKRLLQFAEDPANQPALEVRSVQVYPVFNGNSVDSVHSDSSMKEDAQSSFNYSNRQGIHAPPTFGSSPTLDALALQANRYHVEDGGSAMSATPVFSRPMHEITFSTVDKPKLLSQLTSLLADIGLNIQEAHAFSTVDGFSLDVFVVDGWKYEVTEELKSVLEKEISKFKDQSWSKQHPIAAIGEDNQTRNESFPSSIEIPTDGTDVWEIDTRQLKFENKVGSGSFGDLYRGTYCTQEVAIKVLKPERVNAEMLRDFSQEVYILRKIRHKNVVQFIGACTRPPNLCIVTEFMSKGSVYDFLHKHKGVFKLPSLLKVAIDVSKGMNYLHQNNIIHRDLKTANLLMDEHEVVKVADFGVARVQIQSGVMTAETGTYRWMAPEVIEHKPYDHKADIFSFGIVLWELLTGQLPYSSLTPLQAAVGVVQKSLRPTIPKTTHPRFAELLERCWQQDPTQRPPFSDIVQILQNLAKEVGNEGEDRHRSGGFFSALRWGNH; from the exons ATGGCTATAGACGAAGACGTGGAGAGCTGCGGCAGCAGAGCGGCGCTGTCGTCGCAGGCGCAGCCCCGCCACCACCGCCAGAAGTTGGAAGTGTACAACGAGGTGCTCCGACGAATACAAGAGTCTAATTTTGAGGAGGCTAATCTTCCTGGATTTGATGATCAGCTTTGGCTTCACTTCAATCGGTTACCTGCTCG TTATGCATTGGATGTGAATGTGGAGAGGGCAGAAGATGTTCTAACACATAAGAGATTGCTGCAATTTGCAGAAGACCCTGCTAACCAACCCGCCCTTGAAGTTCGCTCTGTGCAG GTGTATCCTGTCTTCAATGGAAATTCTGTTGATTCTGTCCATTCAGATTCTTCGATGAAAGAAGATGCACAAAGTTCTTTCAATTATTCTAACAGACAAGG GATTCATGCACCTCCCACCTTTGGTTCATCTCCTACTCTTGACGCACTTGCACTTCAAGCCAATAGATACCATGTTGAAGATGGAGGTAGTGCTATGAGTGCAACACCAGTCTTTTCGCG GCCTATGCATGAGATCACGTTTTCAACAGTTGACAAGCCCAAACTTCTTAGTCAG TTAACTTCATTACTTGCTGATATTGGACTGAATATTCAAGAAGCTCATGCTTTCTCCACTGTTGATGGATTTTCTCTTGATGTTTTTGTGGTTGATGGGTGGAAATATGAG GTAACCGAGGAGCTCAAAAGTGTGCTAGAAAaggaaatttcaaaatttaag GATCAATCTTGGTCAAAACAACATCCAATCGCGGCTATTGGTGAGGACAATCAAACAAGGAATGAGTCCTTCCCCAGTAGCATAGAAATACCAACTGATGGAACAGATGTCTGGGAGATTGATACAAGGCAGCTGAAATTTGAGAACAAAGTTGGATCTGGGTCTTTCGGTGATCT GTACAGAGGGACATATTGTACTCAGGAAGTTGCCATAAAAGTTCTCAAACCTGAGCGTGTCAATGCAGAGATGCTGAGGGATTTTTCACAGGAAGTTTATATATTGAG GAAGATTCGGCACAAGAATGTTGTGCAGTTTATAGGTGCATGTACACGACCTCCAAACCTATGCATTGTGACAG AGTTTATGTCCAAAGGAAGTGTGTACGATTTTCTGCATAAGCACAAGGGTGTGTTTAAGCTTCCGTCTCTACTCAAAGTAGCAATTGACGTTTCCAAGGGAATGAACTATTTGCACCAAAATAATATAATCCACAGGGATCTTAAGACTGCCAATCTTCTTATGGATGAACACGAA GTCGTTAAGGTTGCTGATTTTGGGGTTGCCAGAGTGCAGATTCAATCTGGAGTGATGACAGCTGAGACTGGTACATACCGCTGGATGGCTCCTGAG GTCATCGAACACAAACCATATGATCACAAAGCAGATATTTTCAGTTTTGGAATAGTTCTGTGGGAGCTTCTAACTGGACAA CTCCCCTACTCATCCTTGACACCGTTACAAGCAGCAGTAGGTGTGGTGCAAAAG AGCCTACGACCTACAATTCCCAAGACCACTCACCCAAGATTCGCGGAACTGCTTGAGAGATGCTGGCAACAAGACCCAACTCAAAGGCCCCCCTTCTCCGATATTGTACAAATCCTGCAGAATTTGGCCAAAGAG GTTGGAAATGAGGGAGAAGATCGACACAGATCTGGTGGTTTTTTCTCGGCACTTAGATGGGGCAATCACTGA